A single region of the Pseudorhodoplanes sp. genome encodes:
- a CDS encoding MaoC family dehydratase, whose protein sequence is MLTVERAVDLQLHAGRPIGSSDWFTVEQRHIDDFARLSGDDNWIHVDTGRAARDMPGGKTIAHGLYVLSLIPWLQRGIFAIRRRGRGLNYGYDRVRFLTPVQVGSRIRLSMSLVQVSRQASGTRIELDATMEIEGSDKPALVARSIILIEDE, encoded by the coding sequence ATGCTGACCGTCGAGCGCGCTGTCGACTTGCAGCTGCACGCCGGGCGTCCGATAGGCTCGTCTGATTGGTTCACTGTCGAGCAGCGGCACATTGATGATTTCGCGCGGCTGTCGGGCGACGACAACTGGATCCACGTCGACACCGGGCGTGCCGCGCGCGATATGCCGGGCGGGAAGACGATTGCGCACGGCCTCTACGTCCTCTCATTGATCCCCTGGCTCCAGCGCGGGATCTTCGCAATCCGTAGACGCGGGCGCGGCCTCAACTACGGTTATGATCGCGTCCGCTTCCTGACGCCAGTCCAGGTGGGCAGCCGCATCCGGCTAAGCATGTCTCTCGTTCAGGTCAGTCGCCAGGCCAGTGGAACGCGCATCGAATTGGATGCAACCATGGAGATAGAAGGGTCCGACAAGCCGGCTTTAGTCGCCAGAAGCATCATTCTGATCGAGGACGAATGA
- a CDS encoding NAD(P)H-quinone oxidoreductase codes for MMRAIEIARPGGPEVLQMIEVPRPRAKPGEVVIRVFAAGVNRPDIQQRRGLYPPPPGASSLPGLDVAGIIEEVGPDVSSVKVGDSVCALVNGGGYAEFCSVPALQCMPIPRGLTFAEAASLPEVFFTAWNNIIWLGRLAQGESILIQGGTSGVGLAGIQMARQLRDATVVATAGTAQKRQVCLEAGAHHAIDYRGDWEDEVRRATGGKGVDVVLDAQAGDYTQKQLDLLKPDGRLVFIASHLGETAEVNIRAIVRRRLTLTGSTLRPRSAAYKGKIASELVQQVWPLIEQGRIVTRIHALFPWEQVRDAHDLLDLNEQIGKVVLLVDPQRAQSVPEPAKRTESAQC; via the coding sequence ATGATGCGCGCGATTGAAATCGCACGCCCGGGTGGCCCCGAGGTGCTGCAGATGATCGAAGTGCCGCGTCCTCGGGCGAAGCCCGGCGAGGTGGTGATCAGAGTTTTTGCCGCCGGTGTAAACCGGCCGGACATACAACAACGTCGTGGCCTCTATCCGCCGCCGCCAGGCGCGTCATCACTTCCGGGCCTCGACGTGGCCGGCATTATCGAAGAGGTGGGGCCGGACGTCAGTAGCGTGAAAGTTGGCGACAGCGTGTGTGCGCTTGTCAATGGCGGCGGTTATGCGGAGTTTTGCAGCGTGCCGGCATTGCAATGCATGCCGATCCCGCGTGGCCTGACATTTGCCGAGGCGGCGTCGCTTCCAGAAGTCTTCTTCACCGCCTGGAACAACATCATCTGGCTCGGACGTCTCGCTCAGGGCGAATCCATCCTGATACAGGGCGGAACCAGCGGTGTCGGCCTGGCGGGTATCCAAATGGCCCGTCAACTGCGCGACGCCACTGTCGTTGCGACTGCCGGCACGGCGCAGAAGCGGCAAGTCTGCCTTGAGGCTGGAGCGCATCACGCGATCGATTACCGCGGTGACTGGGAGGACGAAGTCAGACGCGCGACCGGCGGCAAAGGCGTCGATGTCGTGCTCGATGCGCAAGCGGGCGATTACACCCAAAAACAGCTTGACCTTCTCAAGCCCGATGGACGACTGGTTTTCATTGCAAGTCACCTCGGCGAGACGGCGGAAGTTAACATCCGCGCGATCGTTCGCCGCCGGCTGACGCTAACAGGCTCGACGTTGCGGCCGCGGTCGGCAGCCTACAAGGGAAAGATTGCGTCTGAACTGGTGCAGCAGGTTTGGCCGCTCATCGAGCAAGGTCGCATCGTGACCAGGATCCACGCGCTGTTTCCGTGGGAACAGGTCCGGGACGCGCATGATTTACTCGATCTGAATGAGCAGATCGGGAAGGTGGTGCTGTTGGTTGACCCGCAGCGCGCGCAAAGCGTTCCGGAACCGGCAAAGCGGACGGAGTCCGCCCAATGCTGA